A segment of the Pan paniscus chromosome 9, NHGRI_mPanPan1-v2.0_pri, whole genome shotgun sequence genome:
ATTAGATTATTTCCTGCTGCTTAAGACAGAGCAACTTCTGGATGACATTTTGGAATGTATTCTGTGGCTCTAATAATTGTTGGTAAAGATATTGAGCCTTCTGTTTTCTTGAGGGGAGTTGGGGTGCTTGTTTTTGTACTTGGAAAGGGAGACTCGTatctcttgcttttttctttaattaaatttctattatttacatTAGGACATGATAGCCAtcttgcttctttctttaaaaagctgCCGGGAATGGGAGTTTCCAGTGGTAGTACTGCATGAAGATTCATGAGACTATAAAGCTCTTTGGAAACCCCCCAACTTAGCCCTTCCAACTTTCCTTACATTTTTATGGCTTTCCAAAAAGGTTGCATGTAAGGGAAATTATCTAGGTCTGTGCTGTTTATTCAGCAAATAGTTTTTGAGCacctgttatgtgccaggcactgttcaagGCACTAGACTAAACTAAACTTATCCCAAAAAACCCTCTGCCCTCGTGGAGTTTACGTTCTTATGTTCCAGAGACCCTGTCTGCCAGAGTTCCAGGCCTGATTTTCAATTTTGAGGAAAGTGCTAAGACTAAAGAGTGAACGGTTCTTTTATGAGTACTGACACAAGGCCTCCAGGCCACACATATCTTCTTGAAAGCCCTTTTCCTGTTTGAAAAAAAGATCATTTGTATTTGATAGAGCAAAAGAAGGCCACAAAATGAATTGTCTTCTTGTGGGCTGTGTTTCAGAACGGCCGGTTTGTGGGCGATGCTGACCTTGAAAGACAGAAATTTTCAGATTTGAAACTCAACGGACCCCAGGTAATTCTTTGGCTCAAGACCTGGGTTGCttcattcatattttcttatttccccaGCCTATAAGAGCATATTTGTGTCTTGTaaggtgcctggcacattgtacaTACTCGTCAATTAGTTTCTTTTATTTACGAAAACAAAGAAGTGGAGCTCCAAAGTATATATGCAGTTTTGTTTTGGAATGAATTTTAATGACCATTGATCTTTATGACTATTCCTCCTCCCCACTGCCACCCCATTTGATCCCTAAGTACTGAGTTTCTTTTCTAGAGACAGTAGGCTTCTACTTTGCAGCAAAAAACCCTACCTAAAATCTGGCTGGTCTTGAGCCTTTTAGACGGTAACTGAAGAGTAACATAAAGCCAGTCAAAAGATGGCTCTTACTGGGATTTTCAGGTTTGTCttaaaagttctttatttttggccaggcatggtggctcatgcctgtaatcccagcactttgggaggctgaggtgggcagatcacctcaggtcgggagttggagaccagcctgaccaacatggagaaaccccgtctctactgaaaatacaaaattagtcaggcgtggtggcacatgcctgtaatcccagctactcgggaggctgaggcaggagaattgcttgaacccaggtggcggagattgtggtgagctgagatcatgccattgtactccagcctgggcaacaagagcaaaactctgtctcaaaaaaaaaaaaaaaaaaaagttctttattttagactgggcacggtgtctcatgcctgtaatctaacactttgggaggccaaggcagagcaaaactctgtctcaaaaaaaaaaaaaaaaacaaagttctttattttggccaggcgtggtttgctcattcctgtaattccagcactttgggaggctgaggctggaggattgcttgagcccaggagttcaagaccagcctgggcaacatagaccctgtctctacaaaaaaaataaaattagccaggcatggtggcgtgagcctgtagttctagctactcaggaggctgaaatggcaagattgcttgagcctgggaggttgggactccagtgagctatgatcatgccactgcactctagcttgggtgatagagtgagaccctatctcaagtaaataaataaaagttatttatttattgggtgAGCTGCTCTTTTGAGGGATCACTCAGATATAGATGAAACTGCAGTTAACACAGTTCATGTTCACTTAGATGACCACAGCTGGGAAGTTAAATCTACTGTCTGTCACTTGGATGTTGATGTGGCTATAGTTAGTTCATGTTTGTTAAATGACTACAACTGGGAAATTATGTCTACTGTCCTTTTGTACAAGTTCAAAAGATGACAGCCACCCATCTAAAAATCCTGAGGCCTATAGAAGATGCATGAGGAGTCCCTGTCTCCAGGGTTACCACTTATGCTTCTTATTAGGATGGCTTGTTATACATAGCACTTAATAgtagtttcttctcttttctcttttgcatatAGGATCACAGTCACCTTCTATATAGCACCATCCCCAGGATGCAGGAGCCGGGGCAGATCGTGGAGACCTACACGGAGGAGGATCCTGAGGGAGCCATGTCTGTAGTCTCTGTGGAGACCTCAGATGATGGGACCACTCGGCGCACAGAGACCACGGTAAACTAAGACGTGTGTAAGATCTGGAAGTGATAAGAggtcttttcttctctattaggGGAGGGGTTAAGCCCTTCATTAAGATGGAGGACTGATATGCCATTATTGATCTGATTGCATGAAGTGATCTCTGGCCAGATAGAAAGGATGAAGAGATGGGAAAATGTTATGGGATAGGGAAGACAGAAGGTATATCAAGGTCTATAGTAGCTTCCCTTATAAGCATAGTTACTGTCAGGGCAATTTTCCTGCTTGGGGACTTCCTATAGGATGGAAAGAAAGATAGATGGTAGGCCTTAAGGCATTTCTAGGTAAAGTGACCTAGGGATATAAAGGTTTGTTTCTTTTGGAGTGGTATAGAATTTAATTgttcatggctgggcgcggtgggtcacgcttgtaatcccagccctgtgggaggctgaggtgggcggatcacgaggtcaggagtttgagaccagtctgggcaacatagtgaaaccccgtctctactaaaaatacaaaaaattagccaggtgtggtggtgtgtgcctgtaataccagctactcgggaggctgaggcaggagaattgcgtgaacctgggaggcagaggttgcaggtgagccgagatcacgccattgcactccagccagggcaacagtgcaagactccatctcaaaaaaaaaaaaaaagaatttaattgcTCACTTCCttaattagtttttctttttcttgtttcctaCTTGCAGGTCAAGAAAGTAGTGAAGACTGTGACAACACGGACAGTACAGCCAGTCACTATGGGACCAGACGGGTTGCCTGTGGATGCTTCATCAGTTTCTAACAACTATATCCAGACTTTGGGTCGTGATTTCCGCAAGAATGGCAATGGGGGACCTGGTCCCTATGTGGGGCAAGCTGGCACTGCTACCCTTCCTAGGAACTTCCACTACCCTCCTGATGGTTATAGTCGCCACTATGAAGATGGTTATCCAGGTGGCAGTGATAACTATGGCAGTCTGTCCCGGGTGACCCGCATTGAGGAGCGGTATAGGCCCAGCATGGAAGGCTACCGGGCACCTAGTAGACAGGATGTGTATGGGCCCCAACCCCAGGTTCGGGTAGGTGGGAGCAGCGTGGATCTGCATCGCTTTCATCCAGAGCCTTATGGGCTAGAGGATGACCAGCGTAGTATGGGCTATGATGACCTGGATTATGGTATGATGTCTGATTATGGCACTGCCCGTCGGACTGGGACACCCTCTGACCCTCGTCGGCGCCTCAGGTAGGCAAGAATAGGGGAAGAGAAAAGGGTCTTTCCAAGACCAGGGACAAGGGGTAGCTTTTCCTTCAacttctaggagctttttgggaTCAGAGATACTCGTGGCCTCCTCCCCTCTGCTTTTTTTTGGGGTGAAAAGCTACCCTGTTTTTCCCTTTTCTGACTTGGCTTAGTATTGacttgctatatatatataatacaaatatatatataattttttaaatgaaaataatataattttattttttatttttttgagacagagtcttgctctttcacccatgctggagtacaggggtgccatcttggctcactgccacctccgcctcccgggttcaagtgattctcgtgcctcagcctccctagtagctgggactacaggcaagcaccatcacgcctggctaatttttatatttttagtagagatggggtttcaccatgttggccaggctggtctcaaactcccgacctctggtgatccacccgccttggcctccaaaagcgctgggattacaggcgtgagccaccgcgcctggcccacaaattgttttctataatttgaatatatgggccaggcgcggtggctcacgcctgtaatcccagcgcttttggagactgaggtgggtggatcacctgaggtccggagttcaagaccagcctgaccaacatggagaaaccccgcctctactaaaaatacaaaattagctgggcgtagtggtgcatgcctgtaatctcagctactcgggaggctgaggcaggagaatcatatgaacccgggaggcagaggttgtcgtgagccaagatcatgccattgcactccagcctgggcaacaagagcgaaactccacctcaaaaaaaaaaaaaaaaagaaaaaaaagaaaacaacttgtGATTGTTATTAGTCTGTGTCCTGAAGAGTGAACTTTGCTTCTGCTTCTATGCTGAAGTTTTTGCTGTTTCTGGCTAAGATGTGACCCCCTTTTGGTGTGTTAGGCAGAGGATTCTGATGTCTGGGGCCATGGAATTCTTGCTCACTTCTTCCTGGGAATTTCTTTAGCTTCTGATTTGGTATTAAGAACAGAGTCGgttgggcacggtgtctcacgcttgtaatcccagcactttgggaggccgagttgggcggatcacgaggtcaggagatcgagatcatcctggcttaacacagtgaaaccctgtctctactaaaaatacaaaaattagccgggtgtggtggctcgtgcctgtagtctcagctactcaggaggctgaggcaggagaatcacttgaacccgggtggcagaggctgtagtgagccgagatcctgccactgcactccagcctgggtgacgtaatgagactgtctcaaaaaaaaaaaaaaaagccaaaaaaaccccaaaacaaaacagagttgAGGGTTTTAGGAATTCAGAACCAAAAGAGACAGTTGAGGACGTGTATAAGAACTTTCTTGTGTTTTTAATcccaaagttaaaaacaaactttGACCTCACAAGGGCCTTGACATTCTGTGCTTAGGGTCTTATTATTTGATTGTAAAGTGAAATTGTGGTGGCATCCTTGGGTGGGGGTCAGGGGATACATTAGCAACACTCTGAAAGGTCACTAAGCACCTGCCTACTCTGACTTTACTACTTGTTCCTGGAGATTCTTTGGTGATGTGAAAAAAGGAGTGATTGATGTTTGGACTGGTATATGGTTTGCCTTGTTGCCTTGAGAGAATGCTTTAGAATGGGGTCGACAGACCCCTGAAAAGGACCACGTAGaactattttaggctttgcaggccgtGTATCATTGTCgtatgttgttctttttttcaaacaatcttttaaaaatagcattatgGGGGTGTACAAAAACAGGTTTGGCCCATGGGCTGCCAATGCTGCTTCAGAATAAATTAGAAACAGTGTTTTCCAGGTAAAGAGAAATGATAAGAAACAAGGGATGATTTACGGTTGTCTTGATGGTAAGGATATCCTAGCAGCTGTTGCTGAATTTCTCTATATGGGGTCATGACCTTTTAAAGCAAATGCCTTGGTGCTTATTTTCCTCATATATTAGGTAGCTTTGGTTAAGAGTGAacagggctgggcccaggggTAGAGGCCCCATTATCTAAGACTGAGTCACTCACCTTTCAGGTGTCTTGGATAGCTAATCCAGCTCCCATGTGACTCATTTTTATTCCTACAGGAGCACCAGACCTCGGCTGGTGCAACTTAGAGCAGTGGTAGATAACAGCCTTCATTGAAGCAGTCTGTCCAGGGTGTTGGCTCTACTGCAAGTCTGCTTTTTCTGACTTCCTCATTAGTAAAGAGTGATTGGACCCAGATGGGTGTGGGTGGCCAGGTCATTCTCTGCCGTCCCTAGTTGTGCTAGTTCACATAGAGTTTTGGGCCTGGTTCTTGGGTTTGTTCCAGGGTAGCACTGGACTTGGAAACCTGCTTGACTAGCAAGCATATTTGCTGCTTCCTGTTCCAGGCTAGAAGAGTAATACAAGGTCAAACTTAAACAGTGAGGCAGTGATTAGTGGAAAAAGCACTGAACCCTGAGACCTTGGTTCTAGTTGTGCCTTTGCCACTAGCTAAGTAGCCTCAAGCAAGTCATTTGGTCTTCCCAGGCACAGCTTTGTTTCTtgtaaaacaaaggaaagaatgtCCAATCCACTGCCTTTGTATAGAAAAGGATATAAGATAGAGTTATCTGGAAATTTTGGTTATGGTAATTGTtcatataattttgtatattaataaTAGAGGTTAAACATGTTCAATACGGAGCCTGAAAAACCCAGAAAAGCATTACCACCTATTGATAAAgaaccactgttaacattttggtgcaTATCCTTtgagtttttttaattatacatgtAACTATATCCTATTTTCCCTCTACTAAAATGGAATCTTAACATACTGCTCAATAGCCTACTTTTAAGCTATCTAAGCTATTCATTTTGTTtccgtgtgttttttttttttttgagatggagtcttgctctgtcacccaggctggagagcagtggtgcgatctggtaTTATACCCAGGAGGCTTTTTGTTCCATGGTATTTTATAATGTTAGTAAATACTTTTCCTTAATTTTATAGTAAGCAGAAAATTTTTATGGTTGGGGTGGATGCAAAAGTGATGCATAATAGTTTAGAAGACAACCAATTTTGTTTTACCAGCTGTTTGGGCATTTTTAGTACCCCCTTCTTGATTTGAAGGGTTTAatcttgacctttttttttttttcttcgaaatagagtctcgctctgtcacttaggctggagtgcagtggcacaatctcagttcactgcaacctccacctcttgggttcaagcgattctcttgcctctgcctcccaagtagctgggattacaggtgcccaccaccatgccctgctaatttttgtatttttagtagagatgggatttttccatgttggccatgctggtctcgaacttctgacctcaggtaatccacccactgcagcctcccgaagtgctgggattacagatgtgagccaccatgcctggtcctgtTTCCGTGTTATTTTAAGACCATCTTGGTCATGGTTTACTAAATGCTTTGTCCATCTGAATCACTGTTGCATAGTTGATGTTGATACCTGTGAGGCAGGCCTTCTGCTCAGGGCAACCTTGAGTATTTGGTGACAGTGGGAGTGGTTTTGTAGAACAAACAATGGCTTATTTGGAGAGCTCCACACAATAGATTATCCTCTCCTGTGGGAGCCAGAAAGAGATGAGCTCACAGATAATGGGTTTCTTCCTTCCTGGTAGTTACGAATAAATAATAGTGTGACAGACTCACCCTCTAGTGGTTGTTGGTAGTACTGAAACAGGAAGAATTGTCTCCTGGTTTGATTTTTCTTACTTTCAATTGCTTTCTCTGTTCCTAGTGGCTGGGCTTCCCAAATGTGATGTTGGTGAATAGCCTTCATTTTGAAAGAGCTGGAGGTATTGTCTTTAGAAATTGGAGGATGGAATCTTACCTCTTAACACATTTGTTGAGTAGCAGACATGACCTTGGAATGACTGTGAAAATTACTTTTCAAGTTTATACCTCATCAGTACCAAAGCCAGATCCTCCTGTGATGTAGCAGGAAGCCCTTTATTAGTTTTTCTCTATCAATCCATcttttataatttccaaaatagGATAAGGAGAAGCttaaatatgaaatgtatttaaaggTCTTATCCTACCAGTTGTTTCCTGTGTGTAAATGCCTAATTTCCTGTTTGGTTAAGGAACTGTTCTCAGACTTCTGTGGCATTGAGTCAGTTGCTTTGGTTAATTCTGTTCTCTGAGAGTTTATCCTGATCTCTACCTAGAAAAGTTAATAACTGTCAGATATCATTCAAATAAATGATAAGTAGTAGGGATTTGGTTCTTTCTTTTTGATTAGCCTTTCCTGAATGCTTGTTACTTTCTAAGCCTGCagacttcaaagaaaaaaatgtagttttaattaaattgcaggtgtttttaaaattattaccttttatttttactaaCCCATTGAGGAAAATTGATCAGTATATTATTCATGCAAAGGAGAGATAAGATGAGCACACTGAAACTCCAGTTAATCCTCCTTTGCAGATGAGGGTAATGGGAATGTCCAGGAAGCTAGCCATAATGACTTGATGTATTCTCTTGGTTCTTCCAAAACTTCTCAGGAGCTATGAAGACATGATTGGTGAGGAGGTGCCATCGGATCAATACTATTGGGCTCCTTTGGCCCAGCATGAGCGAGGAAGTTTAGCAAGCTTGGATAGCCTGCGCAAAGGAGGGCCTCCACCTCCTAATTGGAGACAGCCAGAGCTGCCAGAGGTGATCGCCATGCTTGGATTCCGCTTGGATGCTGTCAAGTCCAATGCAGCTGCATACCTGCAACACTTATGCTACCGCAATGACAAGGTGAAGACTGACGTGCGGAAGCTCAAGGGCATCCCAGTACTGGTGGGATTGTTAGACCATCCCAAAAAGGAAGTGCACCTTGGAGCCTGTGGAGCTCTCAAGAATATCTCTTTTGGACGTGACCAGGATAACAAGATTGCCATAAAAAACTGTGATGGTGTGCCTGCCCTTGTGCGATTGCTTCGAAAGGCTCGTGATATGGACCTTACTGAAGTTATTACCGGTGAGTTCTAGGCCTAAGGAAAATTGCTAAGTCAGTGTTACTCTCTAGTGATGTTGAGAACTAGAGGGATTTCCAGACCTTTTACTTTTGATGAAAGGTTGTGAACTGGTGGCTGTGGGTCAAATCCATCTCACAGATTTGTTTGGATCACACagcatttttgaaattttaaagaactgGTTGCTGATGTTTAAAATTCAGAAGATTTCACTTAAAATTCCAGATTCTTGGCTTCTATTAAAAACGTGGAAGAGTTGTTAACAATggatctcttttcttccttagcaGTATTTGGTCTGAACTGATTGGAGCATGTGCTCTCTAATTTACACTAATCTCCAACACATTCTATTATCTGACCAACTACAGCTGTTTAGGAAGTTGTTTCCCAAACATGGAGCTGTCAACTGctattttttcacatgcttgtaaTTTCTTTTAAGTATCTTCCTCTCTTGACTCACCTGCTTGACCCATATAGACATTTAAGCTTGTGGTTCTTGCTTTATTTAGAGCAGTAGTTTTTCAGATTGCGGGTTGTGATCTATTTGCGTGATCCGttagtgaataaaacaaaattttgtggAGCATAATCAGCAttccaagggaaagaaataaagaaaaagtagtaTAGACCATTGTTTCTCAGTTGTGGGCCATTTTGCCTGCCCTGCCCTGAGGACATTTGGACATTTGcagtgttggagatatttttggttgttataACTTGGAACAGGGGAGAgggagtgctactggcatctagtgagtaaAGGCCAGGGGTACTGGTAAACATCCAACAATAGACAAGACAGCTCCTCATAACAAAGAATCATCTGGCCGAAAATGTCAGTGGTGCTGAGGTTGAAAAACTCTGGTATAGACAGATCGGAGAGCATTGAGCATTgcttatagttttgttttgtttgttttttttgagatggagtctcgctctgtcgcccaggctggagtgcagtggcacaatctcagctcaccgcaagctccgcctcatgggttcacgccattctcctgcctcagcttcccgagtagctgggactacaggtgcccgccaccacgcccggctaattttttgtatttttagtagagacggggtttcaccgtgttagccaggatggtcttgatctcccaaccttgtgatccgcccgccttggcctcccaaagtgctgggattacaggcgtgagccaccacacccagcctgagtgTTGCTTATAGTTAAACATTGTTTGTTTCATGATCTGTATGTTTATTTTGAGCTATAATGTAGAATATGTTTCTTGGTGAGGGTCGCAAACAAAGCTTGAATATTACTATAAGGTATTTGGTCACTGGGGAAGACTGAGAAGTGATACGATAGGGGGATTCTCTTTGACGTTCTTCAGACATATTGTCTTGAATGCTCAAGAGCCATCTGATGAATTGTCTCTTCCAGGAACCCTGTGGAATCTTTCATCCCATGACTCAATCAAAATGGAGATTGTGGACCATGCACTGCATGCCTTGACAGATGAAGTGATCATTCCTCATTCTGGTTGGGAGCGGGAACCTAATGAAGACTGTAAGCCACGCCATATTGAGTGGGAATCGGTGCTCACCAACACAGCTGGCTGCCTTAGGTAACAGTAGGGACTTTGAGAATATGAAGATGAATTTTTGAGGACTGACTTaaatttcctaaaaaaaaaaaaaattaaaattctttagCCTATTCTTTAGCCTCCATTCCTATCTGTATTGCATACTGTAACTCCaacctgtctttctttcttgctaTTCTCTCATGTATACCACATGTACCTATATCAGTTTTCTTGCTGTTCCCCACACATCCTCTTCACTTTTATGCCTCTTTGACTTTGTTCATCTACTTTGGTAAGCTTTTGTTCAGCATCTACCACATGTAAGGTGGTCTAGTCCTGGacttgtgtgtgtctatgtcctTGCCCTAGTTATTTGTATTTCAAGTCAGGCTGTGATAAATTCAGCAAAAGGGGTACAGAGTACTAGGAGGTTAGGGCATGGGTGAGGAAGGTCTGTTCTTTCTGTGATGCCTTTCtcttcttatttatct
Coding sequences within it:
- the CTNND1 gene encoding catenin delta-1 isoform X3 encodes the protein MDDSEVESTASILASVKEQEAQFEKLTRALEEERRHVSAQLERVRVSPQDANPLMANGTLTRRHQNGRFVGDADLERQKFSDLKLNGPQDHSHLLYSTIPRMQEPGQIVETYTEEDPEGAMSVVSVETSDDGTTRRTETTVKKVVKTVTTRTVQPVTMGPDGLPVDASSVSNNYIQTLGRDFRKNGNGGPGPYVGQAGTATLPRNFHYPPDGYSRHYEDGYPGGSDNYGSLSRVTRIEERYRPSMEGYRAPSRQDVYGPQPQVRVGGSSVDLHRFHPEPYGLEDDQRSMGYDDLDYGMMSDYGTARRTGTPSDPRRRLRSYEDMIGEEVPSDQYYWAPLAQHERGSLASLDSLRKGGPPPPNWRQPELPEVIAMLGFRLDAVKSNAAAYLQHLCYRNDKVKTDVRKLKGIPVLVGLLDHPKKEVHLGACGALKNISFGRDQDNKIAIKNCDGVPALVRLLRKARDMDLTEVITGTLWNLSSHDSIKMEIVDHALHALTDEVIIPHSGWEREPNEDCKPRHIEWESVLTNTAGCLRNVSSERSEARRKLRECDGLVDALIFTVQAEIGQKDSDSKLVENCVCLLRNLSYQVHREIPQAERYQEAAPNVANNTGPHAASCFGAKKGKGKKPIEDPANDTVDFPKRTSPARGYELLFQPEVVRIYISLLKESKTPAILEASAGAIQNLCAGRWTYGRYIRSALRQEKALSAIADLLTNEHERVVKAASGALRNLAVDARNKELIGKHAIPNLVKNLPGGQQNSSWNFSEDTVISILNTINEVIAENLEAAKKLRETQGIEKLVLINKSGNRSEKEVRAAALVLQTIWGYKELRKPLEKEGWKKSDFQVNLNNASRSQSSHSYDDSTLPLIDRNQKSDKKPDREEIQMSNMGSNTKSLDNNYSTPNERGDHNRTLDRSGDLGDMEPLKGTTPLMQKI
- the CTNND1 gene encoding catenin delta-1 isoform X1, with translation MDDSEVESTASILASVKEQEAQFEKLTRALEEERRHVSAQLERVRVSPQDANPLMANGTLTRRHQNGRFVGDADLERQKFSDLKLNGPQDHSHLLYSTIPRMQEPGQIVETYTEEDPEGAMSVVSVETSDDGTTRRTETTVKKVVKTVTTRTVQPVTMGPDGLPVDASSVSNNYIQTLGRDFRKNGNGGPGPYVGQAGTATLPRNFHYPPDGYSRHYEDGYPGGSDNYGSLSRVTRIEERYRPSMEGYRAPSRQDVYGPQPQVRVGGSSVDLHRFHPEPYGLEDDQRSMGYDDLDYGMMSDYGTARRTGTPSDPRRRLRSYEDMIGEEVPSDQYYWAPLAQHERGSLASLDSLRKGGPPPPNWRQPELPEVIAMLGFRLDAVKSNAAAYLQHLCYRNDKVKTDVRKLKGIPVLVGLLDHPKKEVHLGACGALKNISFGRDQDNKIAIKNCDGVPALVRLLRKARDMDLTEVITGTLWNLSSHDSIKMEIVDHALHALTDEVIIPHSGWEREPNEDCKPRHIEWESVLTNTAGCLRNVSSERSEARRKLRECDGLVDALIFTVQAEIGQKDSDSKLVENCVCLLRNLSYQVHREIPQAERYQEAAPNVANNTGPHAASCFGAKKGKDEWFSRGKKPIEDPANDTVDFPKRTSPARGYELLFQPEVVRIYISLLKESKTPAILEASAGAIQNLCAGRWTYGRYIRSALRQEKALSAIADLLTNEHERVVKAASGALRNLAVDARNKELIGKHAIPNLVKNLPGGQQNSSWNFSEDTVISILNTINEVIAENLEAAKKLRETQGIEKLVLINKSGNRSEKEVRAAALVLQTIWGYKELRKPLEKEGWKKSDFQVNLNNASRSQSSHSYDDSTLPLIDRNQKSDKKPDREEIQMSNMGSNTKSLDNNYSTPNERGDHNRTLDRSGDLGDMEPLKGTTPLMQKI
- the CTNND1 gene encoding catenin delta-1 isoform X7, producing the protein MANGTLTRRHQNGRFVGDADLERQKFSDLKLNGPQDHSHLLYSTIPRMQEPGQIVETYTEEDPEGAMSVVSVETSDDGTTRRTETTVKKVVKTVTTRTVQPVTMGPDGLPVDASSVSNNYIQTLGRDFRKNGNGGPGPYVGQAGTATLPRNFHYPPDGYSRHYEDGYPGGSDNYGSLSRVTRIEERYRPSMEGYRAPSRQDVYGPQPQVRVGGSSVDLHRFHPEPYGLEDDQRSMGYDDLDYGMMSDYGTARRTGTPSDPRRRLRSYEDMIGEEVPSDQYYWAPLAQHERGSLASLDSLRKGGPPPPNWRQPELPEVIAMLGFRLDAVKSNAAAYLQHLCYRNDKVKTDVRKLKGIPVLVGLLDHPKKEVHLGACGALKNISFGRDQDNKIAIKNCDGVPALVRLLRKARDMDLTEVITGTLWNLSSHDSIKMEIVDHALHALTDEVIIPHSGWEREPNEDCKPRHIEWESVLTNTAGCLRNVSSERSEARRKLRECDGLVDALIFTVQAEIGQKDSDSKLVENCVCLLRNLSYQVHREIPQAERYQEAAPNVANNTGPHAASCFGAKKGKDEWFSRGKKPIEDPANDTVDFPKRTSPARGYELLFQPEVVRIYISLLKESKTPAILEASAGAIQNLCAGRWTYGRYIRSALRQEKALSAIADLLTNEHERVVKAASGALRNLAVDARNKELIGKHAIPNLVKNLPGGQQNSSWNFSEDTVISILNTINEVIAENLEAAKKLRETQGIEKLVLINKSGNRSEKEVRAAALVLQTIWGYKELRKPLEKEGWKKSDFQVNLNNASRSQSSHSYDDSTLPLIDRNQKSDKKPDREEIQMSNMGSNTKSLDNNYSTPNERGDHNRTLDRSGDLGDMEPLKGTTPLMQKI
- the CTNND1 gene encoding catenin delta-1 isoform X8, with the translated sequence MANGTLTRRHQNGRFVGDADLERQKFSDLKLNGPQDHSHLLYSTIPRMQEPGQIVETYTEEDPEGAMSVVSVETSDDGTTRRTETTVKKVVKTVTTRTVQPVTMGPDGLPVDASSVSNNYIQTLGRDFRKNGNGGPGPYVGQAGTATLPRNFHYPPDGYSRHYEDGYPGGSDNYGSLSRVTRIEERYRPSMEGYRAPSRQDVYGPQPQVRVGGSSVDLHRFHPEPYGLEDDQRSMGYDDLDYGMMSDYGTARRTGTPSDPRRRLRSYEDMIGEEVPSDQYYWAPLAQHERGSLASLDSLRKGGPPPPNWRQPELPEVIAMLGFRLDAVKSNAAAYLQHLCYRNDKVKTDVRKLKGIPVLVGLLDHPKKEVHLGACGALKNISFGRDQDNKIAIKNCDGVPALVRLLRKARDMDLTEVITGTLWNLSSHDSIKMEIVDHALHALTDEVIIPHSGWEREPNEDCKPRHIEWESVLTNTAGCLRNVSSERSEARRKLRECDGLVDALIFTVQAEIGQKDSDSKLVENCVCLLRNLSYQVHREIPQAERYQEAAPNVANNTGPHAASCFGAKKGKGKKPIEDPANDTVDFPKRTSPARGYELLFQPEVVRIYISLLKESKTPAILEASAGAIQNLCAGRWTYGRYIRSALRQEKALSAIADLLTNEHERVVKAASGALRNLAVDARNKELIGKHAIPNLVKNLPGGQQNSSWNFSEDTVISILNTINEVIAENLEAAKKLRETQGIEKLVLINKSGNRSEKEVRAAALVLQTIWGYKELRKPLEKEGWKKSDFQVNLNNASRSQSSHSYDDSTLPLIDRNQKSDKKPDREEIQMSNMGSNTKSLDNNYSTPNERGDHNRTLDRSGDLGDMEPLKGTTPLMQKI
- the CTNND1 gene encoding catenin delta-1 isoform X4, which gives rise to MDDSEVESTASILASVKEQEAQFEKLTRALEEERRHVSAQLERVRVSPQDANPLMANGTLTRRHQNGRFVGDADLERQKFSDLKLNGPQDHSHLLYSTIPRMQEPGQIVETYTEEDPEGAMSVVSVETSDDGTTRRTETTVKKVVKTVTTRTVQPVTMGPDGLPVDASSVSNNYIQTLGRDFRKNGNGGPGPYVGQAGTATLPRNFHYPPDGYSRHYEDGYPGGSDNYGSLSRVTRIEERYRPSMEGYRAPSRQDVYGPQPQVRVGGSSVDLHRFHPEPYGLEDDQRSMGYDDLDYGMMSDYGTARRTGTPSDPRRRLRSYEDMIGEEVPSDQYYWAPLAQHERGSLASLDSLRKGGPPPPNWRQPELPEVIAMLGFRLDAVKSNAAAYLQHLCYRNDKVKTDVRKLKGIPVLVGLLDHPKKEVHLGACGALKNISFGRDQDNKIAIKNCDGVPALVRLLRKARDMDLTEVITGTLWNLSSHDSIKMEIVDHALHALTDEVIIPHSGWEREPNEDCKPRHIEWESVLTNTAGCLRNVSSERSEARRKLRECDGLVDALIFTVQAEIGQKDSDSKLVENCVCLLRNLSYQVHREIPQAERYQEAAPNVANNTGPHAASCFGAKKGKGKKPIEDPANDTVDFPKRTSPARGYELLFQPEVVRIYISLLKESKTPAILEASAGAIQNLCAGRWTYGRYIRSALRQEKALSAIADLLTNEHERVVKAASGALRNLAVDARNKELIGKHAIPNLVKNLPGGQQNSSWNFSEDTVISILNTINEVIAENLEAAKKLRETQGIEKLVLINKSGNRSEKEVRAAALVLQTIWGYKELRKPLEKEGWKKSDFQVNLNNASRSQSSHSYDDSTLPLIDRNQKSDKKPDREEIQMSNMGSNTKSLDNNYSTPNERGDHNRTLDRSGDLGDMEPLKGTTPLMKI